The stretch of DNA TTGTTAAAAGATAATGCCGATGATATTCGAGATAAAATTGCGCATCATCAAGTACATCCCATTATCACAAATATCCAGCAGCAGTGCCAAGATATTATGAGTAGATATACTCAAGCTCCTCCTATTTTTGCTCCCAATCTAATCGATTATGATTGGCTAAAAGCAGAAGTTGACGGGGTCTTTATCGCCTTGCATGGTCGTCCTGGTGAAGATGGAGAGGTACAACAACAACTCCAACACTATAATATTCCATTTAATGGTTCTTTGGCCAGTTCTGCGCAAATCACCATCAATAAATACGATACGCTTCAATTGCTCAAAAGTCATGGGTTGCCCGTGACCGATCAATTGCTTATCGCTAAAAAAGAATATGCTGATGATCCTTTAGCTACCCTTCAAAATATTGAAAAAGTATTGGATTATCCCTTTATTGCCAAACCTGTTGATGACGGTTGTAGTTCGGCTGTTAAGATGATTAAAACGCCGCATCAACTTCATGCTTTCCTAAAGGCTTTGTTTAGAACAACTAAACAAGTTGACGAGGAACAAGCAACCATCTTAGGGTTAAAACCCAAAGAAGAATTTCCCCAAAAAGAAGTAGCTCTATTGGAGGCACTTATTACCCAGAAACAAGCGGCTCACTTTTTGGAAATCACAGGTGGTTTATTGACAAAATACAATGCTACAGGTGATTTAGAATATGAAATTTTTGAGCCTTCTGAAGCCTTGGCAACAGGAGAAGTATTGTCTCTAGAAGAAAAATTCTTGGCTGGCGAAGGGCAAAACATTACGCCTGCTCGATTTGTTCCTGCTCACTTGCCTTTTTCGCATGAGCATATTTCCAAACAAGTGCGTGCAACCCTCCAAAAAGCAGCTCAAATTTTGAAAGTAACGGGCTATGCTCGCATTGATGCTTTTGTAAGAATTTATGAAGATGGAACCGCTGAAACCTTAATTATTGAAGTAAATTCTCTGCCAGGTATGACTCCTGCTACTTGTATTTTTCATCAATGTGCCATCAATGGGTACAAACCTTATGAGTTTATTCACCAAATTTTAAACTTTGGCAAACAAAGAACCAAACAAATTACCCAAGTATAAAACGTTCTATCCGTTAAATTACTAGAAATAAGATCAAACAATTATGAGTAAAATACGCACCTTTTTTAGTGATTTGTGGTATATCCGCAAAACCATTCTTCTCAATTTGGTAGGGGGCATTGTATTAACATTAGTATTAATAAAGGTATTAATGTGGGCACTTAGCTTTTATACCCTACATGGTGAGTCCATAGAAGTCCCCGATTTGGTCAATATGAAATTGGAAGAGGCTGAAAAATTACTGGCAACTAGAAAACTTGATTTTGTTGTTAACGACTCCATTTGCAAAGGTGATGGGCTAGGTGGGCTTATCAAGGAGCAGAATCCTCGTCCTGCTTTCCGAGTAAAAGAAAGTAGAAAAATTTATTTGACCATTACAAGACATTCTGATTGTACCGTCAATTTATATTATAGACAAATCATTGGTCGCCCTAGAGAATACGTTGTCAAACAATTGGAGCGAAGCAATTTAAAAGTTGGAAAATTGACGTACCGTCCTGGTGGAAAGGCTGAAAATACAGTTGTAGAAGCTTCTATTAATGGGGTTCCCCTTTTTATTGAAGCCGATCCTCGTGCAGGTGAAAAACCGCCTAAAGAACCTAAAAAGATTCCTCAAAATGCTGTCGTAGACCTAGTTCTGCTAGAAGGAATTGATGCTTTGCCCAAATATATTCCAAACTTGATTTGCGATACGTATGGTGCCGCAGAATTTGCTGTAAAAGGAAGCCAATTTAATATGGGAACCATCCATTTACAAGGTAATATTACAGATACCTTGGCGGCTTGGGTCTGGAAACAAAGCCCTCCAGCTGGTGCTAGTGCCACAATGGGATCAGGTATTGATTTGTGGTTAATGAACGAATTTCCTCCTGGCTGTGAAGAAGAAGATCCCTTGCCTTCAGATGAAGATGGCTCTATAGAAGATGGTTCTATCTATGAGGAAGAGGATGGATTTTAAGCAATTACGCAGCATTGATTCTGCGTTAAATTTACCAAAATTTTTGACGATGCTTTTTTGTGAACGATTACTTACATAGAAGTTGTTTAAAGTATTAAAAATGCGATTCTTTAGAGCATCGCATTTTTAATTTTTAGTACAATACAGTTGCTACCCCATAAACGCCTACGCTAAAAACTACTCCTGCCAGAGAACATAATAAAGACATATAAACAGGGAAAAGAAAGGCTAGTACCAAACAGGCTATTCCTGCTAACATTGCTACAATTCCTAAAAAAAACCAGGTCATTTCCCTCCCATCATTGGAGCGGAGTTCTCTCCATTTTTGTGCATACCTCTTCTTTTTCGCTTTCCGAATCTTTATTCTTTTCCTGCTTTTTTGCTCTTTTTTTAGTAAAACAGAAGCCGAAACACAGCTAGTTGTGTTCCCTTCCCATTTTAGCGCATTATGTGGCGCTACAAAAAATAAAAACAAGAGAATCATTGCTGTTAAATAGTTCATCGTTAGATTTTGTTCTAGTTTAATAGACCAACAGTTGCTTCTTGTTTAGCAACTGTTGGTTATTTAGCAATTGATATTAATAGCCTTTTATCAATTTGTATTGCATCCTTTTTCCTTGAGTACTCAACTCAATAAAATATACTCCTGCTGGCTCGTCCAATCTCATTTTATAAATAGCCTCATGGATTCGCTCTTTTTGATAAATGAGTTGCCCACTTACTCCAAAAACACTTAGGGTAACATCGGTTAATGATCCCAAATCAATCGTCACGAAACCATTGGTTGGATTAGGGTAAATTAATACCTCATCAAACAAAGGATTTATCTTTTCTATCCCTACTGATAAAATGCTAATACAAGCTGAAGTATCAACACAACCATTTTGGCTGATTTCAACAGCATAATTACCATTTTTTAGAGCCGTAAAAGTAGCCATCGTCGCCCCACTAATAGCGCTGTAACTGCTATCGCAATCTAACCATTGGTAAGTTGCTCCCACTGCATTGGCAATAATGCTAGGGTCTGTTGTTGTAAGGCTTGTATCTACTGTATGGATGGTCAAATTTAAGGTTACTATAGAATCGCAACCTGTTACGGCTCCTCCCACTATCGTATGTGTTGCCGTATTGTTACTACTTGTATAAGTATTCCCATCTAACCACGTATAGCTGAAACAAGCACTTTGCACATCTACCCCACTTACAGGACCTGTTATTGTCAAATTCAACGTCACTATAGAATCACAACCATTATATGCGCCTCCTATTACCGTATGTGTTGCTGTATTATTGCTACTCGTATAGGTTACCCCATCTAGCCATGTATAACTTAAACAGGCGCTTTGTACATCTACCCCACTTGCGGGGCCTGTTATCGTCAAATTCAACGTCACTATAGAATCGCAGCCATTGTATGCGCCTCCTATTACTGTATGTGTTGCTGTATTATTGCTGCTCGTATAGGTTATTCCATCTAGCCATGTATAACTTAAACAGGCGCTTTGTACATCTACTCCACTTGCCGTGCCTATTATCGTTAAATCCAACGTCACTATTGAATCGCAGCCATTGTATGCGCCTCCTACTATCGTATGCGTTGCTGTATTATTGCTACTTGTATAGGTTACCCCATCTAGCCATGTATAGGTTCCACAAGCTACTTGGGTATCCACACTCGTAGCTATATTTTTTACGGTTAAATCCAACGTCACTATAGAATCGCAACCATTATATGCACCTCCTACTATCGTATGCGTTGCCGTATTGTTGCTACTCGTATAAGTAACTCCATCTAGCCACGTATAGGTTCCACAAGCTATCTGAGTATCGGTTCCTGTTACTGTGTTATTTATTGTTAGATTCAAGGTCACTACTGAATCACAACCTGTTATTGCTCCTCCTACTATGGTATGCGTTGCCGTATTATTGCTGCTTGTATAGGTTATTCCATCCAACCACGTATAGGTTCCACAAGCTACCTGAGTATCGGTTCCTGTTACTGTATTATTTATTGTTAGATTCAAGGTTACTATTGAATCACAGCCTGTTATTGCTCCTCCCACTATCGTGTGCGTTGCCGTATTGTTGCTACTTGTATAAGTAACTCCATCTAGCCACGTATAACTTAAACAGGCGCTTTGCACATCTACTCCACTTGACGTGCCTGTTATCGTTAAATTCAACGTCACTATAGAATCACAACCTGTTACGGCTCCTCCTACTATCGTATGCGTTGCCGTATTGTTGCTACTTGTATAAGTAACTCCATCTAGCCACGTATAACTTAAGCAGGCACTTTGCACATCTACTCCACTTGACGTGCCTGTTATCGTTAAATCCAATGTCACTATGGAATCACAGCCTGTTACGGCTCCTCCCACTATCGTATGCGTTGCTGTATTGTTGCTACTTGTATAGGTAACCCCATCTAACCACGTATAACTTAAGCAGGCACTTTGCACATCTACTCCACTTGACGTGCCTGTTATCGTTAAATCCAATGTCACTATGGAATCACAGCCTGTTACGGCTCCTCCCACTATCGTATGCGTTGCCGTATTATTGCTACTCGTATAAGTTATTCCATCCAACCACGTATAACTTAAGCAGGCACTTTGCACATCTACTCCACTTGACGTGCTATTTATCGTTAAATTCAAGGTCACTATGGAATCACAGCCTGTTACGGCTCCTCCCACTATCGTATACGTTGCCGTATTATTGCTACTCGTATAAGTTATTCCATCCAACCATGTATAGCTTAAACAAGCTACTTGGGTATCTACTCCTGTTACTATACTATGAACTGTTAAATCCAAATTTACAATCGAATCACAACCATTCAACGCACTAAGTGTATCTGAATAGATGCCAGTTGTATGGATTGTCTGCCCTCCAAAAGTAACGGTTTGTCCTTGACAGATTGATGTATACAGTGTTGTATCTATTGTAGGACAAGCTCCTTGTGTACAACAAGTAAAAGCCCGAATATTGTTAGCACAGTTTCCGCCACCCAACGCTCTAACTTGTATCTGTAGACAAGTATTGTTAACGATGTTGTTAATCACTAAGCTGCTGTCTTGAAGTAATGCACTATTCCACGTAACTCCTGAATCAATACTATATTCCCACCCCGTAGCCGCAGGAACACTTCCCCAAGCAAAAGCAACCTCTGTATAAGGATTGGTTGGTGTTGTACAACTAACCGTTGGTGCCTGAAGCCCCATTTCTACTGATACCTGTACAGAGTCTTCCAGTACACAAGAACCTATCGTAGCGTTTACTTTATAAGTAGTCGTGTAAGAAGGTGTAGCCATTGGAGTACTAGAGGTATCATTATCTAAACTTATGCTATTATTCCATAAATAAGTACTACCTCCACTAACATTTAGTTGTACACTATCGCCATAACAAATAGTTGTATCAGATAATGTGCTTAAAGCTTGTGGTTCTATATAAAATAAAGCATCACTCCAATCATAAATGGTCGAGTCATTGGCATCGCTAACGCTTACTAAAAATCCATTATTAAGGTTTATATTTGGTACATCCCAATTATAAATTCCCGTTGTTGTTGTATAGTTATTAACGATAGGAGTCCATGTAGTTCCTCCATCTGTAGAGTAAGCTAAATTATAAGCACTTATATTTCCTGTGTCTGACCACTCTATTGCTGTACTGTAACAAGCTGAAAGTGTATCCAAACCATTTGGAAGTAAGAGCGTTATTGGTCGTTGTGTAGGAGATATAATAAATGCTCTAGCACTAATATGTTCTTTACAAGGGTTGATATGATCCCGTACCCTAATCACACAATTTTGAGATGGGATATTCGGTACCAACCAAGGGTAAGTATTGGTAGAAGTAACGTATCCATTCGCTATGGTTGTCCAATTAAGCCCTCCATCAGTTGAATAGTCTAAATCGTAAATATTAGAGATACCATCTGAAATCCACATAATATTATAGACTGTACCAATTGGCATTACCCCTCCATAATTAGGTTGAATCAAAACAACAGGTTTGGTGATCTTAAAAGTCGTGTCACTTACATCAGCGTAAGCGGCTCCTCCTGTCGTATTGGGGGTCACTCTAACCATTGATAAGTCAGATGGAATATTGGGAATTGTCCAATTGTAAGTTGAGTTCGTACTAGAACCTGTATAAAAATTATGGATGATATTGGTCCAAGTTATTCCTGCATCCAAAGAATATTCAATCTCATAAGAAGTAACCCCTGGGGTATGATCAAAGGTTATTGATGTAACGGTACATCCTCCCCATTCTTCTGTACCTGTTCGGCTGCCATTAGGTGTTGTAATCGTTACCGCAGGACGAATTTCAAATACAGCGTCACTCGTGTCTCTAAAGGTCGTATCCCCTAAATCTATTATTCGAACCAAACAATTGGTTGCATTAATATTTGGAATTGTGTTCCACAAATAGGTTCCTGAATTGGTTGCATTAGTTGCTATCGTACTCCAAGTTCCTCCACTATCTATAGAATATTCAATCTTTACATTTCCAATCATGAAATCATCCTGCCATCTAATGTAATTGTTACTCAATGGATACCATACTTCTCCCCCATTTGGTGCTGTTAATAAGGGTTTTGAAGGCAAAATCACAAAGGTATCTGAAATCACATATCTACAGGAATTGTAATAATCCTCTACTCGTATCAATACACTATCTGAATGTGGCATATGATCCAAATTCCAATTGTAATAAGGGTAGGTGCTTGTACTGTTGATGTAATTCGAATAGTAATTACTCGATATCATATTGTTCCATGTCTGTCCTCCATCTAAGGAATAAAACAATCTATAACGGGTTACATAAACACCCAATCGCTGCCATCTTACATAATATGAGTTTCCTCGTTGTAAGGTATCTGTACTCGTTGGAAATGTAATCCGTAAATCATTGTTCGGAATTACATTGTAATAAGCGCTTGTATCGCTTATACTTGGCGTATTGTTGTCTTCTACTCGCAACAATAAACTATCGCCTATGATAGAATCTGGTACCGTCCAACTTCTACTAAAACTCGTACTTGTTCCTGAATTTACATTGCTAAAAATCGATACCCAACTCTGCCCATGATCTGCTGAATAATAATAATTCAAATGCGTGTTCGAGGGTGCCTTGGTTCCGCTTATCGTAAAGGAATTACAGGCTTCTAAATTCGCTCCCAAACTAGGATTGATAATCGTGATGCTTGGGGATTGTATCTCAAATACGGCATTACTTGTATCGCTTAAGGTCGAATCATTGCTCGCATAGATTCGCACTAAGGCGCTTGTTGAAGCTGCTCCACTAGGAATTAACCACGGATGATTGCCATCGTTTAAGGTACTTGCTGTTATTGTATTCCAAGTACTTCCACTATCTGTGGAATATTCCAATACTGGATTCACCGACATCAATTCGTCTATCCAGCTAATTGTATAGCTTGTTCCTTCATACCACAACTCGCCTCCATTCGGTACTGTTAAGATTGGTTTTACGGGCAAAATCACAAAGGTATCTGAAATCACATATCTACAGGAATTGTAATAATCCTCTACTCGTATCAATACACTGTCTGAATGTGGCATATAATCCAAATCCCAATTGTAATAAGGGTAGGTGCTTGTACTGTTGATGTAATTCGAATAGTAATTACTCGATATCATATTGTTCCATGTCTGTCCCCCATCTAAGGAATAAAACAATCTATAACGAGTTACATAAACACCCAATCGCTGCCATCTTACATAATATGAATTCCCTCGTTGCAAGGTATCTGTACTTGTTGGAAATGTAATCTGTAAATCATTGTTTGGGATTACATTATAATAAGCGCTTGTATCGCTTATACTTGGCGTATTGTTGTCTTCTACTCGCAACAATAAACTATCGCCTATGATAGAATCGGGTACCGTCCAACTTCTACTAAAACTCGTACTTGTTCCCGAATTTACATTGCTAAAAATCGATACCCAACTCTGCCCATGATCTGCTGAATAATAATAATTCAAATGCGTGTTCGAGGGTGCCTTGGTTCCGCTTATCGTAAAGGAATTACAGGCTTCTAAGTTCGCTCCCAAACTAGGGTTGATAATCGTAATACTTGGGGATTGTATCTCAAATACGGCATTACTCGTATCGCTTAAGGTCGAATCATTGCTCGCATAGATTCGCACTAAGGCGCTTGTTGAAGCTGCTCCACTAGGAATTAACCACGGATGATTGCCATCGTTTAAGGTACTTGCTGTTATTGTATTCCAAGTACTTCCACTATCTGTGGAATATTCCAATACTGGATTCACCGACATTAATTCGTCTATCCAACTAATTGTATAGCTTGTTCCTTCATACCACAACTCGCCTCCATTTGGTACTGTTAAGATTGGTTTTACGGGCAAAATCACAAAGGTATCTGAAATCACATATCTACAGGAATTGTAATAATCCTCTACTCGTATCAATACACTATCTGAATGTGGCATATAATCCAAATCCCAATTGTAATAAGGGTAGGTGCTTGTACTGTTGATGTAATTCGAATAGTAATTACTCGATATCATATTGTTCCATGTCTGTCCTCCATCTAAGGAATAAAACAATCTATAACGGGTTACATAAACACCCAATCGCTGCCATCTTACATAATATGAGTTTCCTCGTTGCAAGGTATCTGTACTTGTTGGAAATGTAATCTGTAAATCATTGTTTGGGATTACATTATAATAAGCGCTTGTATCGCTTATGCTTGGCGTATTGTTGTCTTCTACTCGCAACAATAAACTATCGCCTATGATAGAATCGGGTACCGTCCAACTTCTACTAAAACTCGTACTTGTTCCCGAATTTACATTGCTAAAAATCGACACCCAACTCTGTCCATGATCTGCTGAATAATAATAATTCAAATGCGTGTTCGAGGGTGCCTTGGTTCCGCTTATCGTAAAGGAATTACAGGCTTCTAAATTCGCTCCCAAACTAGGGTTGATAATCGTGATGCTTGGGGATTGTATCTCAAATACGGCATTACTTGTATCGCTTAAGGTCGAATCATTGCTCGCATAGATTCGCACTAAGGCGCTTGTTGAAGCTGCTCCACTAGGAATTAACCACGGATGATTGCCATCGTTTAAGGTACTTGCTGTTATTGTATTCCAAGTACTTCCACTATCTGTGGAATATTCCAACACTGGATTCACTGACATTAATTCGTCTATCCAACTAATTGTATAGCTTGTTCCTTCATACCACAATTCCCCCCCATTCGGTACTGTTAAGATTGGTTTTACGGGCAAAATCACAAAGGTATCTGAAATCACATATCTACAGGAATTGTAATAATCCTCTACTCGTATCAATACACTGTCTGAATGCGGCATATAATCCAAATCCCAATTGTAATAAGGGTAGGTGCTCGTACTGTTGATGTAATTCGAATAGTAATTACTCGATATCATATTGTTCCATGTCTGTCCCCCATCTAAGGAATAAAACAATCTATAACGGGTTACATAAACACCCAATCGCTGCCATCTTACATAATATGAATTCCCTCGTTGCAAGGTATCTGTACTTGTTGGAAATGTAATCTGTAAATCATTGTTTGGGATTACATTATAATAAGCGCTTGTATCGCTTATGCTTGGCGTATTGTTGTCTTCTACCCGCAATAATAAACTATCGCCTATGATAGAATCAGGTACCGTCCAACTTCTACTAAAACTCGTACTTGTTCCCGAATTTACATTGCTAAAAATCGATACCCAACTCTGCCCGTGATCTGCTGAATAATAATAATTCAAATGCGTGTTGGAGGGTGCTTTGGTTCCGCTTATCGTAAAGGAATTACAGGCTTCTAAATTCGCTCCCAAACTAGGGTTGATAATCGTGATGCTTGGGGATTGTATCTCAAATACGGCATTACTTGTATCGCTTAAGGTCGAATCATTGCTCGCATAGATTCGCACTAAGGCGCTTGTTGAAGCTGCTCCACTAGGAATTAACCACGGATGATTGCCATCGTTTAAGGTACTTGCTGTTATTGTATTCCAAGTACTTCCACTATCTGTGGAATATTCCAACACTGGATTCACTGACATTAATTCGTCTATCCAACTAATTGTATAGCTTGTTCCTTCATACCACAACTCGCCCCCATTCGGTACTGTTAAGATTGGTTTTACGGGCAAAATCACAAAGGTATCTGAAATTACATATCTACAGGAATTGTAATAATCCTCTACTCGTATCAATACACTATCTGAATGTGGCATATAATCCAAATCCCAATTGTAATAAGGGTAGGTGCTTGTGCTGTTGATGTAATTCGAATAGTAATTACTCGATATCATATTGTTCCATGTCTGTCCTCCATCTAAGGAATAAAACAATCTATAACGGGTTACATAAACACCCAATCGCTGCCATCTTACATAATATGAGTTTCCTCGTTGCAAGGTATCTGTACTTGTTGGAAATGTAATCTGTAAATCATTGTTCGGGATTACATTATAATAAGCGCTTGTATCGCTTATGCTTGGCGTATTGTTGTCTTCTACTCGCAACAATAAACTATCGCCTATGATAGAATCTGGTACTGTCCAACTTCTACTAAAGCTTGTGCTTGTTCCCGAATTTACATTACTAAAAATCGATACCCAACTCTGCCCATGATCTGCTGAATAATAATAATTCAAATGCGTGTTGGAGGGTGCCTTGGTTCCACTTATCGTAAAGGAATTACAGGCTTCTAAATTCGCTCCTAAACTAGGGTTGATAATCGTGATGCTTGGGGATTGTATCTCAAATACGGCATTACTCGTATCGCTTAAGGTGGAGTCATTATAAACTGCTATTCGCACCAAGGCATTCGTAGAGGCAGCTCCACTGGGAATATTCCAAGAATGGATACCATCATTTAACGTGCTAGTCGTAATTGTACTCCAAGTTCCTCCACTGTCACTAGAATACTCTAACTTAGCATTGGTATACAGGTAAGTAGTATTCCAGCGAACATTATAAGCTGTTCCTTCATACCATGTTTCTCCTCCATTCGGAATCGTTAAAATTGGTTTGGCTGGTGAAATGGTAAAGGTTGTATCGCTAACATCTACCATACAATTGTTATTATAATCGGTCACTCGAACCAAACATTGGTCAGAAAATACTCCATTGGGAATATTCCAATTGTACGTTCCTGAAGACGAATAGTAATTGGTCACAATGGTACTCCATGTATTACCATTATTTTTTGAATAATGAATGTTGTATCGATTAGAAGCTCCTACCGCAGTCCAATTAATGGTGTAAGTATTTAAACTTGTCCATACTTCGCCTCCATTTGGGCTAACA from Aureispira anguillae encodes:
- a CDS encoding T9SS type A sorting domain-containing protein, with protein sequence MQRFYTFFEKIPLMFLLSWTIVSMQAQTITVIAPNGGETLYSCQQYPITWSVSGGSTSGYYTIDYSLDGGTIWASATSYYLTNNNTFMWTVPNLQSSTVLIRVRDSYNSLVEDISDNLFSINYPIDVVSPNGGEVWTSLNTYTINWTAVGASNRYNIHYSKNNGNTWSTIVTNYYSSSGTYNWNIPNGVFSDQCLVRVTDYNNNCMVDVSDTTFTISPAKPILTIPNGGETWYEGTAYNVRWNTTYLYTNAKLEYSSDSGGTWSTITTSTLNDGIHSWNIPSGAASTNALVRIAVYNDSTLSDTSNAVFEIQSPSITIINPSLGANLEACNSFTISGTKAPSNTHLNYYYSADHGQSWVSIFSNVNSGTSTSFSRSWTVPDSIIGDSLLLRVEDNNTPSISDTSAYYNVIPNNDLQITFPTSTDTLQRGNSYYVRWQRLGVYVTRYRLFYSLDGGQTWNNMISSNYYSNYINSTSTYPYYNWDLDYMPHSDSVLIRVEDYYNSCRYVISDTFVILPVKPILTVPNGGELWYEGTSYTISWIDELMSVNPVLEYSTDSGSTWNTITASTLNDGNHPWLIPSGAASTSALVRIYASNDSTLSDTSNAVFEIQSPSITIINPSLGANLEACNSFTISGTKAPSNTHLNYYYSADHGQSWVSIFSNVNSGTSTSFSRSWTVPDSIIGDSLLLRVEDNNTPSISDTSAYYNVIPNNDLQITFPTSTDTLQRGNSYYVRWQRLGVYVTRYRLFYSLDGGQTWNNMISSNYYSNYINSTSTYPYYNWDLDYMPHSDSVLIRVEDYYNSCRYVISDTFVILPVKPILTVPNGGELWYEGTSYTISWIDELMSVNPVLEYSTDSGSTWNTITASTLNDGNHPWLIPSGAASTSALVRIYASNDSTLSDTSNAVFEIQSPSITIINPSLGANLEACNSFTISGTKAPSNTHLNYYYSADHGQSWVSIFSNVNSGTSTSFSRSWTVPDSIIGDSLLLRVEDNNTPSISDTSAYYNVIPNNDLQITFPTSTDTLQRGNSYYVRWQRLGVYVTRYRLFYSLDGGQTWNNMISSNYYSNYINSTSTYPYYNWDLDYMPHSDSVLIRVEDYYNSCRYVISDTFVILPVKPILTVPNGGELWYEGTSYTISWIDELMSVNPVLEYSTDSGSTWNTITASTLNDGNHPWLIPSGAASTSALVRIYASNDSTLSDTSNAVFEIQSPSITIINPSLGANLEACNSFTISGTKAPSNTHLNYYYSADHGQSWVSIFSNVNSGTSTSFSRSWTVPDSIIGDSLLLRVEDNNTPSISDTSAYYNVIPNNDLQITFPTSTDTLQRGNSYYVRWQRLGVYVTRYRLFYSLDGGQTWNNMISSNYYSNYINSTSTYPYYNWDLDYMPHSDSVLIRVEDYYNSCRYVISDTFVILPVKPILTVPNGGELWYEGTSYTISWIDELMSVNPVLEYSTDSGSTWNTITASTLNDGNHPWLIPSGAASTSALVRIYASNDSTLSDTSNAVFEIQSPSITIINPSLGANLEACNSFTISGTKAPSNTHLNYYYSADHGQSWVSIFSNVNSGTSTSFSRSWTVPDSIIGDSLLLRVEDNNTPSISDTSAYYNVIPNNDLRITFPTSTDTLQRGNSYYVRWQRLGVYVTRYRLFYSLDGGQTWNNMISSNYYSNYINSTSTYPYYNWNLDHMPHSDSVLIRVEDYYNSCRYVISDTFVILPSKPLLTAPNGGEVWYPLSNNYIRWQDDFMIGNVKIEYSIDSGGTWSTIATNATNSGTYLWNTIPNINATNCLVRIIDLGDTTFRDTSDAVFEIRPAVTITTPNGSRTGTEEWGGCTVTSITFDHTPGVTSYEIEYSLDAGITWTNIIHNFYTGSSTNSTYNWTIPNIPSDLSMVRVTPNTTGGAAYADVSDTTFKITKPVVLIQPNYGGVMPIGTVYNIMWISDGISNIYDLDYSTDGGLNWTTIANGYVTSTNTYPWLVPNIPSQNCVIRVRDHINPCKEHISARAFIISPTQRPITLLLPNGLDTLSACYSTAIEWSDTGNISAYNLAYSTDGGTTWTPIVNNYTTTTGIYNWDVPNINLNNGFLVSVSDANDSTIYDWSDALFYIEPQALSTLSDTTICYGDSVQLNVSGGSTYLWNNSISLDNDTSSTPMATPSYTTTYKVNATIGSCVLEDSVQVSVEMGLQAPTVSCTTPTNPYTEVAFAWGSVPAATGWEYSIDSGVTWNSALLQDSSLVINNIVNNTCLQIQVRALGGGNCANNIRAFTCCTQGACPTIDTTLYTSICQGQTVTFGGQTIHTTGIYSDTLSALNGCDSIVNLDLTVHSIVTGVDTQVACLSYTWLDGITYTSSNNTATYTIVGGAVTGCDSIVTLNLTINSTSSGVDVQSACLSYTWLDGITYTSSNNTATHTIVGGAVTGCDSIVTLDLTITGTSSGVDVQSACLSYTWLDGVTYTSSNNTATHTIVGGAVTGCDSIVTLDLTITGTSSGVDVQSACLSYTWLDGVTYTSSNNTATHTIVGGAVTGCDSIVTLNLTITGTSSGVDVQSACLSYTWLDGVTYTSSNNTATHTIVGGAITGCDSIVTLNLTINNTVTGTDTQVACGTYTWLDGITYTSSNNTATHTIVGGAITGCDSVVTLNLTINNTVTGTDTQIACGTYTWLDGVTYTSSNNTATHTIVGGAYNGCDSIVTLDLTVKNIATSVDTQVACGTYTWLDGVTYTSSNNTATHTIVGGAYNGCDSIVTLDLTIIGTASGVDVQSACLSYTWLDGITYTSSNNTATHTVIGGAYNGCDSIVTLNLTITGPASGVDVQSACLSYTWLDGVTYTSSNNTATHTVIGGAYNGCDSIVTLNLTITGPVSGVDVQSACFSYTWLDGNTYTSSNNTATHTIVGGAVTGCDSIVTLNLTIHTVDTSLTTTDPSIIANAVGATYQWLDCDSSYSAISGATMATFTALKNGNYAVEISQNGCVDTSACISILSVGIEKINPLFDEVLIYPNPTNGFVTIDLGSLTDVTLSVFGVSGQLIYQKERIHEAIYKMRLDEPAGVYFIELSTQGKRMQYKLIKGY
- a CDS encoding PASTA domain-containing protein, which codes for MSKIRTFFSDLWYIRKTILLNLVGGIVLTLVLIKVLMWALSFYTLHGESIEVPDLVNMKLEEAEKLLATRKLDFVVNDSICKGDGLGGLIKEQNPRPAFRVKESRKIYLTITRHSDCTVNLYYRQIIGRPREYVVKQLERSNLKVGKLTYRPGGKAENTVVEASINGVPLFIEADPRAGEKPPKEPKKIPQNAVVDLVLLEGIDALPKYIPNLICDTYGAAEFAVKGSQFNMGTIHLQGNITDTLAAWVWKQSPPAGASATMGSGIDLWLMNEFPPGCEEEDPLPSDEDGSIEDGSIYEEEDGF